The Leptospira harrisiae sequence CAATAAAAGAGATAAAAGGAAACAAAAGATTCTTAAAGAATACATTCTTGTATTCGCTGTGAATATTCTGTTTTTTAAGTTGGAATGGGTCTCTTTAAAGAAATTGGCTTTAATATTTACGAATAGTTTTCCTGAAAATACAATTGTCCAGATAAAAATCGATATGATTGCAATTGTTGTTATGAGTTTAATATCTGTCATAGCTTTTCTGTTAGTGGGAAAATTAAAAAGAATCCTGCTAATCCTAGCGTGGCAAAAAAAACAACTAGTGCCGAAGGGAAATGTGTTTCGTGAATTTCCATTGGTTTTGAAGGTAGTTCGACAGTTTCTAATCCATTGATTTCGTTTAAAACTTCTTGTAAAACTTCGGGCGATTCTGCACGAAAGAATCTCCCGTTCGTACTTTCGGAGATTGTTTCCAACGATTCATAATTAACTTCATATTGGCCTTGCTCTTTTCCTATCCCTATTGAATATACTTTGATTCCATAGGCCTTCGCAGCAAAAGAAGCAGTTTCTGGATCCAATTTTCCTGTATTGGAAACTCCATCGGTAAGTAAAATAATAATTTTTGATTTAGCTTGTGAATCCTTTAATCGGTATGTGGAAAGTACAAGAGCATCCCCTACAGCTGTTCCTTGTTCCGTGATATCTTCATCTGAAGTTTCTGAAATCAATTCGTCCAATGCATATCGATCACTCGACAAAGGAGACTGTAGGTAAGCTGCTCCTGCAAATAATACGATTCCAATTCGATCATACATTCTTTTT is a genomic window containing:
- the batA gene encoding VWA domain-containing protein BatA is translated as MFEQFQRPYLLLLIIPLLLVGLYQWKTKNLGGVLLIQSDRFQKQQSLIFKNLRTIFLILSETLFYIAGIFLVIASAGPGEKYKLTPDITSGIDIMIALDISGSMVNSYDFLPKNRLTVSKELLREFVQKRMYDRIGIVLFAGAAYLQSPLSSDRYALDELISETSDEDITEQGTAVGDALVLSTYRLKDSQAKSKIIILLTDGVSNTGKLDPETASFAAKAYGIKVYSIGIGKEQGQYEVNYESLETISESTNGRFFRAESPEVLQEVLNEINGLETVELPSKPMEIHETHFPSALVVFFATLGLAGFFLIFPLTEKL